The Balaenoptera acutorostrata chromosome 10, mBalAcu1.1, whole genome shotgun sequence genome has a window encoding:
- the CRELD1 gene encoding protein disulfide isomerase CRELD1 isoform X1 codes for MAPRAPRGLAPALLWGLSLFLGLPGPVWVQLSPPPKSSSPTEPHPCHTCRGLVDSFNKGLERTIRDNFGGGNTAWEEEKLSKYKDSETRLVEVLEGVCSKSDFECHRLLELSEELVESWWFHKQQEAPDLFQWLCSDSLKLCCPSGTFGPSCLPCPGGAERPCGGYGQCEGEGTRGGSGHCDCQAGYGGEACGQCGLGYFEAERNASHLVCSACFGPCARCSGPEESNCLQCKKGWALHHLKCVDIDECGTERASCGADQFCVNTEGSYECRDCAKACLGCMGAGPGRCKKCSPGYQQVGSKCLDVDECEMAVCPGENEQCENTEGSYRCVCAEGYKQIEGICVKEQIPESAGFFSEMTEDELVVLQQMFFGVIICALATLAAKGDLVFTAIFIGAVAAMTGYWLSERSDRVLEGFIKGR; via the exons ATGGCCCCACGGGCCCCGAGGGGCCTagccccagctctgctctggGGCCTGAGCCTCTTCCTTGGCCTCCCAGGACCGGTCTGGGTCCAGCTTTCTCCGCCTCCCAAGTCTTCTTCCCCCACTGAGCCCCATCCATGTCACACCTGCCGGGGACTGGTCGACAGTTTCAACAAG GGCCTGGAGAGAACCATCCGGGATAACTTTGGAGGTGGAAACACTGCCTGGGAGGAAGAGAAGTTGTCCAAATACAAAGACAG TGAGACCCGCCTGGTAGAGGTGCTTGAGGGCGTGTGCAGCAAGTCGGACTTCGAGTGCCACCGCCTGCTGGAGCTGAGTGAGGAGCTGGTGGAGAGCTGGTGGTTTCACAA GCAGCAGGAAGCCCCAGACCTCTTCCAGTGGCTCTGCTCAGATTCCCTGAAGCTCTGCTGCCCCTCAGGCACCTTTGGGCCCTCCTGCCTTC CCTGTCCTGGGGGTGCGGAGCGGCCCTGCGGTGGCTACGGGCAGTGTGAAGGGGAAGGAACTCGAGGGGGCAGCGGGCACTGTGACTGCCAAGCCGGCTATGGGGGTGAGGCCTGTGGCCAATGTGGCCTCGGCTACTTTGAGGCGGAGCGCAATGCCAGCCATCTGGTATGTTCGG CTTGTTTTGGCCCCTGTGCCCGCTGCTCAGGACCTGAGGAATCAAATTGTTTACAGTGCAAGAAGGGCTGGGCCCTGCATCACCTCAAGTGTGTAG ACATTGATGAGTGTGGCACGGAGCGAGCCAGCTGTGGAGCCGACCAGTTCTGCGTGAACACGGAGGGCTCCTATGAGTGCCGAG acTGTGCCAAGGCCTGCCTGGGCTGCATGGGGGCAGGGCCTGGCCGCTGTAAGAAGTGTAGCCCTGGCTACCAGCAGGTGGGCTCCAAGTGTCTCG ACGTGGATGAGTGTGAGATGGCAGTGTGTCCAGGAGAGAACGAGCAATGCGAGAACACCGAGGGCAGTTACCGCTGTGTCTGTGCCGAGGGCTACAAACAGATTGAGGGCATCTGTGTGAAGGAGCAGATCCCAG AGTCAGCAGGCTTCTTCTCGGAGATGACAGAGGACGAGCTGGTGGTGCTGCAGCAGATGTTCTTCGGTGTCATCATCTGTGCACTGGCCACGCTGGCCGCCAAGGGTGACTTGGTCTTCACCGCCATCTTCATTGGGGCTGTGGCAGCCATGACCGGCTACTGGTTGTCAGAGCGCAGTGACCGTGTGCTGGAGGGCTTCATCAAGGGCAGATAA
- the CRELD1 gene encoding protein disulfide isomerase CRELD1 isoform X2, with the protein MAPRAPRGLAPALLWGLSLFLGLPGPVWVQLSPPPKSSSPTEPHPCHTCRGLVDSFNKGLERTIRDNFGGGNTAWEEEKLSKYKDSETRLVEVLEGVCSKSDFECHRLLELSEELVESWWFHKQQEAPDLFQWLCSDSLKLCCPSGTFGPSCLPCPGGAERPCGGYGQCEGEGTRGGSGHCDCQAGYGGEACGQCGLGYFEAERNASHLVCSACFGPCARCSGPEESNCLQCKKGWALHHLKCVDIDECGTERASCGADQFCVNTEGSYECRDCAKACLGCMGAGPGRCKKCSPGYQQVGSKCLESAGFFSEMTEDELVVLQQMFFGVIICALATLAAKGDLVFTAIFIGAVAAMTGYWLSERSDRVLEGFIKGR; encoded by the exons ATGGCCCCACGGGCCCCGAGGGGCCTagccccagctctgctctggGGCCTGAGCCTCTTCCTTGGCCTCCCAGGACCGGTCTGGGTCCAGCTTTCTCCGCCTCCCAAGTCTTCTTCCCCCACTGAGCCCCATCCATGTCACACCTGCCGGGGACTGGTCGACAGTTTCAACAAG GGCCTGGAGAGAACCATCCGGGATAACTTTGGAGGTGGAAACACTGCCTGGGAGGAAGAGAAGTTGTCCAAATACAAAGACAG TGAGACCCGCCTGGTAGAGGTGCTTGAGGGCGTGTGCAGCAAGTCGGACTTCGAGTGCCACCGCCTGCTGGAGCTGAGTGAGGAGCTGGTGGAGAGCTGGTGGTTTCACAA GCAGCAGGAAGCCCCAGACCTCTTCCAGTGGCTCTGCTCAGATTCCCTGAAGCTCTGCTGCCCCTCAGGCACCTTTGGGCCCTCCTGCCTTC CCTGTCCTGGGGGTGCGGAGCGGCCCTGCGGTGGCTACGGGCAGTGTGAAGGGGAAGGAACTCGAGGGGGCAGCGGGCACTGTGACTGCCAAGCCGGCTATGGGGGTGAGGCCTGTGGCCAATGTGGCCTCGGCTACTTTGAGGCGGAGCGCAATGCCAGCCATCTGGTATGTTCGG CTTGTTTTGGCCCCTGTGCCCGCTGCTCAGGACCTGAGGAATCAAATTGTTTACAGTGCAAGAAGGGCTGGGCCCTGCATCACCTCAAGTGTGTAG ACATTGATGAGTGTGGCACGGAGCGAGCCAGCTGTGGAGCCGACCAGTTCTGCGTGAACACGGAGGGCTCCTATGAGTGCCGAG acTGTGCCAAGGCCTGCCTGGGCTGCATGGGGGCAGGGCCTGGCCGCTGTAAGAAGTGTAGCCCTGGCTACCAGCAGGTGGGCTCCAAGTGTCTCG AGTCAGCAGGCTTCTTCTCGGAGATGACAGAGGACGAGCTGGTGGTGCTGCAGCAGATGTTCTTCGGTGTCATCATCTGTGCACTGGCCACGCTGGCCGCCAAGGGTGACTTGGTCTTCACCGCCATCTTCATTGGGGCTGTGGCAGCCATGACCGGCTACTGGTTGTCAGAGCGCAGTGACCGTGTGCTGGAGGGCTTCATCAAGGGCAGATAA